One window of the Salvia splendens isolate huo1 chromosome 1, SspV2, whole genome shotgun sequence genome contains the following:
- the LOC121803359 gene encoding uncharacterized protein LOC121803359, translated as MKQSGSKTSPSHHPPNFTRLVSQPEELPNYMKSTISADARRNRSKVSTARQTPRMSPGHSSSHTTNSTKSCLTSRQESTLVEKSTTLDVLWGSLEVARATCSSTLKGSKFPDYLEGGAGLQGTSGLKVCPCNYCSLNGHLRALVPPLKCFVPARKRELKAKRSIKMKCQTPNATSTGTKCKAIKHDKDCMEDECNQLESFSRASTKDSRNEPLNSIEDECSIVQEFNPRNKAMPETEDERSTRATVKSEKSNQESEEPLEHDQGAEKVNLRHQEPEARKNAEEWMVDYAVREAVTKGGTHNQRKVMLLVEAFERVLPTSKH; from the exons ATGAAGCAATCGGGTTCAAAGACGAGCCCCAGCCACCATCCGCCAAACTTCACAAGGCTGGTAAGCCAACCGGAAGAGCTCCCAAATTACATGAAGTCGACTATTAGCGCTGATGCAAGAAGAAATCGATCAAAGGTTAGTACAGCGAGGCAGACCCCTCGAATGAGTCCTGGTCATTCAAGTTCGCACACAACAAATTCCACAAAGTCTTGCTTAACCTCTAGGCAAGAATCAACATTGGTAGAAAAAAGTACTACCTTAGATGTCTTGTGGGGAAGTTTAGAAGTTGCACGAGCAACGTGCTCCTCGACTTTGAAAGGTAGCAAGTTTCCTGATTATCTCGAGGGAGGAGCAGGATTGCAGGGGACCTCAGGTTTGAAGGTTTGCCCGTGCAATTACTGTTCTTTAAATGGGCATCTTCGCGCACTTGTTCCCCCTTTGAAGTGCTTCGTACCGGCAAGGAAACGCGAGCTCAAAGCTAAGAGGAGCATCAAGATGAAATGTCAAACGCCAAATGCAACATCTACAGGAACCAAGTGCAAAGCCATCAAACACGATAAG GACTGCATGGAGGATGAGTGCAATCAGTTAGAGAGCTTCAGCAGAGCAAGCACTAAGGATTCGAGAAACGAGCCTTTGAATTCCATTGAAGACGAATGCAGCATAGTTCAAGAATTTAATCCCAGAAACAAGGCAATGCCAGAAACTGAAGATGAAAGATCAACACGAGCTACAGTCAAAAGCGAGAAGTCTAATCAGGAATCTGAGGAGCCGCTGGAACATGACCAAGGAGCAGAAAAGGTTAACTTGAGGCATCAAGAACCGGAGGCAAGGAAAAACGCGGAGGAATGGATGGTGGATTATGCAGTCAGAGAAGCGGTCACAAAAGGCGGTACACATAACCAGAGAAAAGTCATGTTGCTAGTAGAAGCGTTCGAGAGAGTACTGCCAACAAGCAAACATTAA